Proteins encoded by one window of Nicotiana tabacum cultivar K326 chromosome 10, ASM71507v2, whole genome shotgun sequence:
- the LOC107787739 gene encoding transcription repressor OFP2-like produces the protein MGNYRFRLSDMVPNTWFYKLKDMSTNSKSQTKKSQTSSSSLSSSSSSIFSSKSSNLQQNHNNNLSCQRKSYYFSRNLSPKNNPIPNNINISEPQKKSSKKKRNTTRKSRTSISPRFVNSTVSAGCNCRASLESVWTKDNSTTPEDYPNSPFSSSSNFSSEQESSVHSPKTFDSMILSASCHCKIHNDHGFDSVDHPPILTKPKKHQDSTNGIKKMEEKTEHKSLTVKIVKKEECTITSPKRRVSVSSSNGGVKLRTKSPRIVSRKSVSSSKKTSVGESFAVVKSSKDPQRDFKESMVEMIVENNIRTSKDLEQLLACYLSLNSDQYHDLIIKVFKQIWFDITDVQLK, from the coding sequence ATGGGTAATTATAGGTTTAGATTATCAGATATGGTACCAAATACTTGGTTTTACAAGCTCAAGGACATGAGTACCAATAGCAAAAGCCAAACGAAGAAAAGCCAAACATCATCATCCTCAttatcatcttcatcttcttcaatattttcctcaaaatcatcaaatcttcAACAAAACCATAACAACAACTTGTCATGCCAAAGAAAATCCTATTACTTTTCAAGAAACCTTAGTCCTAAGAATAATCCAATTCCCAACAACATTAATATCTCAGAGCCACAAAAAAAATCTTCCAAGAAAAAGAGGAACACTACTAGGAAATCAAGAACATCAATTTCTCCTAGGTTTGTTAATTCAACTGTCTCAGCAGGCTGCAATTGCCGTGCTTCTCTTGAATCTGTTTGGACAAAAGACAATTCCACTACTCCTGAAGATTACCCTAATTCccctttttcatcttcttctaatTTTTCTTCTGAACAAGAATCCTCTGTCCACTCTCCTAAAACATTTGATTCCATGATTCTGTCTGCATCTTGTCATTGCAAAATCCACAATGATCATGGGTTTGACTCTGTTGATCATCCTCCAATTTTGACCAAGCCCAAaaaacatcaagattcaacaaatggtatcaagaaaatggaagaaaaaacaGAGCATAAATCTTTAACAGTGAAGATAGTGAAAAAAGAAGAATGTACTATTACAAGTCCAAAGAGAAGAGTTTCAGTGAGTTCATCAAATGGTGGGGTTAAGCTGAGAACAAAATCTCCAAGAATTGTAAGCAGAAAAAGTGTATCTTCAAGTAAAAAAACAAGTGTTGGTGAAAGTTTTGCAGTGGTGAAATCATCTAAAGATCCACAGAGAGATTTTAAAGAATCAATGGTGGAGATGATAGTCGAGAATAACATAAGAACATCTAAAGATTTAGAACAACTTCTTGCTTGTTATCTTTCGTTGAATTCAGATCAGTATCATGATCTTATCATCAAGGTTTTCAAGCAAATTTGGTTTGATATTACTGATGTTCAGCTAAAATAG